GAATGATTCCGTTGGTACCTGGGGGCCTTGCCTATAATGCAATGAGGAATTTTGTTGAAAATGATTATAATTCAGCCCTTCAATTGGCGGCAGAAGCATTTATGATCTCAGGGGCGATTGCCTTCGGTCTTGTTTTTTCGGAGGTTATTAATCAGGTGATTCGGAAACTAATATCGAATAAAAAATATTTGTAGTACCTTTTAAAAGGTATCGCTATCGTGGATTAAAAAAAGGAAATTACCCCCCAAAAGAAGAAATTAAGGTAAAGTTAAGAAATTTTACTTATTCTTTTGGAAGAGCCAAACTTTCAGAAAAATTCTCTTGGAATTTAAAAAGAAGAATTAGGAAGATTGTTTGAACGGGGGGGATGAATACAATTTTTAAAAATATTTTAGGACTTATTTTTTTAATTATTCCATTATTTTTTGTTGATCATACGTTTGCAAGTAAGCCTTCCTCTCAAAATTTGGCCCGTAGCTTAAAAATAAGGGAACTTGCTATAGAAGAAAAGCAGCATATTTTAGCAAAAAGTATGTTGCTTGATGTCCCACTCATAAACCAAATGGCAGCACCTAGGCTCTATAATGGATGCGAAGTAACGAGTCTAGCGATGGTTCTTAACTATAATGGATACCATGTCACGAAAAATGAATTAGCAGAAAAAGTGAAAACTGTACCATTAACATATAGTAATGGTAAAAAGGGAAATCCTACTATTGGATTTGTAGGGGATATTGCTAATGGTCCTGGGCTTGGGGTTTACAATGGCCCTATTTATGACCTCACCCAGCAATATGCTGGAGATAAAGTACTTAATTTGACAAATAGTCCTTTTATTGATTTATTGAAAAAAATAAATAAGAAAGAACCAGTTTGGATTATTACGACAACAAAATTTGCGCCTGTTTCAGTGTTTCAAAATTGGAATACCCCTCAGGGTTTAATCAAGATCACATTTAGCGAACATAGTGTTGTTATAACTGGATATGATGATGATTATATTTTCATTAATGATCCATATGGGTTTAAAAATAGAAAATTGCTTCGAGAAGATTTTGAGAAGGCATGGGAGCAAATGGGGAAACAAGCTATTGTTATTGAAGATAAACTATAAAATTCACATTTGAACGTAAAGGTATTCCATAAATTAATTAAGGCAGAGGAACGAATTGTCCCTCTGCCTTATTTGCTTTTGATCCAGTAGTGGATCGTACTTGTAACTTGGTCATATCGTAAAGTGCACATTCGCAAGGTAAAAATTTATTATTTAATGATCGTTTTTAATTAACCAATTGCCGCGGTCTAATTTTCCACCTGGTCGTTTTTAACCTAAACGACGTAAGCCCTACCTCTCTTACATCCTAACGGCTCCGAAGCCGATCCAGTGTGAATAAGTATTTCTCAAAAACATGAGCGGAATGCCAGAATTCTTACATTGCGCTTCTGTATCACAAGTTACTTAAATTTCAAAAGCATTTCTACCTATATTATGCTATATTGCTGTTTTTGTCAACAGTAAATTAAAAATAAAAAGTTGAGCCTGGGTTACAGGCTCCTTATTCTTCGCGCAGCTTATGGGGGGTAACAATATGTCTACCTCGGAAAATTACCCAGTAACTTATAAAAATGACAACAATCAGCCCCAGGCTAATGAAAACACCCATTCTTTGTGTCCCACGGAGTAATCCCCCTGAAACTGCGGTGAAAATTAAAGCGATACCTAGATAGGATGTGATAGGATACCCTGGCATATTAAATTTTTGATCCTTTTCCCTATGGGAACGAAGCTTAATTTGTGATGATAAAATAATGGTCCAGTTTAGAATCAACATTACTCCAGCAGCAGTCGTAATGTACTCATATATTGTCCCAGGAAGAATAAATGAAAAAATAAGGAAGGCAGCTAGCGCAGCCCCAGTTAAAAGTAATGCTTTAATTGGTGTTCCTTTCTTATTTTTTTCTGCAAATAATCTGGGCGCATCCCCATCCTCCGCAAGAGAAATGATGATATTTGTAACCGAAAAGAGTGCACCCACCATAGTGGAAAAAGCAGCACTGATTATGATGATATTAAAAATCGAATCAATATACGGTATATTAAATGTCATTAAAGCAGATACAAATGGGCTTTTTGATGCATTGATATGTGTCCACGAAACCATAGACAATGCAAAGAAAATAGACAGAATATAGACAGAAACAAGCGCAATGAGCATGCTGATGCCTGCTTTCGGAACCTCACTTCTATTTTTTAATTCGGGAGCAGCGATTCCAATCATTTCAATTCCTCCAAAGGAGAAAAAGACGAAAATCAATGCCGCCCACATTCCTTTTATACCGGTTGGGAAAAATGTGTGGAAAACATTTTTTGTACTTAAAGAAACAGCATGTGGTGAGATAACATGTGTGACAAGCAATAAGCCGAAAACGACAAAAACAATTAAAGTGGTAAGCTTAACAAGTGCAAACGTTGATTCGATTTTGCCGAAATTTTTGACACCTAAAAGATTAATACCAAATGCAATTACAGAATAGATGATGG
The Neobacillus sp. PS3-40 genome window above contains:
- a CDS encoding C39 family peptidase, which codes for MNTIFKNILGLIFLIIPLFFVDHTFASKPSSQNLARSLKIRELAIEEKQHILAKSMLLDVPLINQMAAPRLYNGCEVTSLAMVLNYNGYHVTKNELAEKVKTVPLTYSNGKKGNPTIGFVGDIANGPGLGVYNGPIYDLTQQYAGDKVLNLTNSPFIDLLKKINKKEPVWIITTTKFAPVSVFQNWNTPQGLIKITFSEHSVVITGYDDDYIFINDPYGFKNRKLLREDFEKAWEQMGKQAIVIEDKL
- a CDS encoding amino acid permease; its protein translation is MNNDHVIKQSVQHKKNDNREKGKNGSLSWWQLSLMGIGSIIGAGFFLGTSLSIKTAGPAILIDYLIGGMAAFFVFCALAEMTVRDPAPGSFRTFAKKAFGNSMGFASGWMYWLAGVLIMSSEVVALATFTRFWFPHIPLWIFTIIYSVIAFGINLLGVKNFGKIESTFALVKLTTLIVFVVFGLLLVTHVISPHAVSLSTKNVFHTFFPTGIKGMWAALIFVFFSFGGIEMIGIAAPELKNRSEVPKAGISMLIALVSVYILSIFFALSMVSWTHINASKSPFVSALMTFNIPYIDSIFNIIIISAAFSTMVGALFSVTNIIISLAEDGDAPRLFAEKNKKGTPIKALLLTGAALAAFLIFSFILPGTIYEYITTAAGVMLILNWTIILSSQIKLRSHREKDQKFNMPGYPITSYLGIALIFTAVSGGLLRGTQRMGVFISLGLIVVIFISYWVIFRGRHIVTPHKLREE